The proteins below come from a single Halobacillus salinarum genomic window:
- a CDS encoding CAP domain-containing protein: MLRKYLFAVVAAVAILAASAPAASAQSTGNTNQQQSVDCQQFSKNLESWLKENNVQIDQSKLMEQINKYVQIKQQQKADQSAEQPKKEQPAKAEQPQQAEKEQGTSAEQSAPKQEQKQAESKQSSDSIDQYQPSEYEKQVVKLVNEERSKKGLDPLKMNDRLSGLAHKKSQDMADNNYFSHTSPTYGSPFDMMKQFGFTYKAAGENIAAGQKTPEQVVQGWMNSPGHRANILNENFTEIGVGYVEGSGQYGTYWTQEFITPQ; this comes from the coding sequence GCAATCTTGGCAGCATCAGCTCCAGCCGCATCCGCGCAATCTACAGGCAATACAAATCAACAGCAATCGGTGGATTGCCAGCAGTTTTCCAAAAACCTTGAATCTTGGTTAAAGGAAAACAATGTTCAAATTGACCAGTCCAAACTTATGGAACAAATTAATAAGTATGTTCAAATAAAGCAGCAACAGAAAGCAGATCAATCAGCTGAGCAGCCTAAGAAGGAACAGCCTGCTAAAGCTGAGCAGCCTCAACAAGCTGAAAAAGAACAGGGAACCTCAGCTGAACAAAGTGCTCCTAAGCAGGAACAAAAGCAAGCTGAATCCAAGCAATCTTCTGATTCTATTGACCAATATCAGCCATCAGAATATGAAAAACAAGTCGTTAAATTAGTGAACGAAGAACGTTCTAAAAAAGGACTGGATCCTTTGAAAATGAACGACCGCCTGAGCGGGCTAGCCCATAAGAAATCTCAGGACATGGCTGATAACAATTACTTCAGCCACACATCTCCAACGTATGGTTCTCCATTTGATATGATGAAGCAGTTCGGCTTTACTTATAAAGCCGCTGGAGAAAATATTGCCGCTGGTCAGAAAACTCCGGAACAAGTCGTGCAAGGTTGGATGAACAGCCCTGGCCACCGCGCAAACATTCTAAACGAAAACTTTACTGAAATTGGTGTAGGCTATGTAGAAGGCTCCGGTCAGTATGGAACTTATTGGACACAGGAGTTCATTACACCTCAATAA
- a CDS encoding LysE family translocator — protein sequence MDYNQKRNVIACPPFTSNSKDKLFMKGLGLLVTLLISYIILGLSIAAPIGPINIEIIKKGLSYGFWPALCVGLGGMSSDLVLMVLMFLGVSYFLAIWWVKMLLMIAGCFLLIQSGWSSLNAAEPYQQENRVGSSSSPILASYSRGFLIAGTNPMNLLFWISIYGSILSSSFEKTDMLHSFLMSTLVFIGIGLWNLNLAFTTHFSRSIAKPSFIKIINVCASLILIGFGLRFGYQGIALGISKLYLQ from the coding sequence ATGGATTACAACCAAAAAAGAAATGTCATAGCTTGTCCCCCCTTCACATCTAATAGTAAAGACAAACTGTTTATGAAAGGGTTGGGGCTGTTGGTCACTCTTCTTATCAGCTATATTATATTAGGTTTATCAATCGCTGCGCCTATCGGCCCAATTAATATTGAAATAATAAAAAAAGGATTATCCTATGGATTTTGGCCGGCACTGTGCGTGGGGCTTGGCGGCATGTCCTCCGATTTAGTGCTCATGGTCCTCATGTTTCTGGGAGTGTCTTATTTCCTCGCTATTTGGTGGGTAAAAATGCTGCTCATGATCGCTGGATGTTTTCTATTGATTCAATCAGGATGGTCAAGCTTAAACGCTGCTGAACCTTATCAACAAGAGAACCGTGTTGGAAGTTCCTCCAGTCCTATCCTAGCCTCCTATTCCAGAGGCTTCTTGATTGCCGGAACCAATCCTATGAACTTATTGTTTTGGATTAGTATTTATGGTTCCATTCTAAGCAGTTCTTTTGAAAAAACAGACATGCTCCATTCTTTTTTAATGAGCACTCTCGTATTTATTGGCATCGGATTGTGGAATTTAAACTTAGCTTTTACCACTCATTTCAGCCGTTCGATTGCTAAACCATCTTTCATCAAAATCATAAACGTGTGTGCGAGCCTTATCCTTATTGGATTCGGCCTTCGTTTCGGCTACCAGGGCATTGCCCTTGGAATCTCGAAGCTTTATTTGCAATAA
- a CDS encoding bifunctional 4-hydroxy-2-oxoglutarate aldolase/2-dehydro-3-deoxy-phosphogluconate aldolase: MSIVERIKKGRIVPVIRKASVDNILPIAGSLLKGGISTIEITAESKQADEMIQLVKEEYGEKVLVGAGTVLDGETARQMLLAGAEFIVAPSLNVETIKMANRYGAPCIPGVFTPTEIVTAFENGASMVKVFPASVLGPEYIKNIKGPLPHIPVMVTGGIHLDNMNTYFDNGAEVAGIGSQLVKPENYKEESDYDRLAELAETYMKKISQAL, translated from the coding sequence ATGAGTATCGTAGAACGGATTAAGAAAGGCAGAATAGTTCCGGTTATTCGAAAAGCAAGTGTAGATAACATCCTGCCAATTGCAGGGTCTCTTCTTAAAGGGGGGATTTCAACGATCGAAATTACTGCGGAAAGTAAGCAGGCAGATGAAATGATTCAGCTCGTCAAAGAGGAATATGGTGAAAAAGTTTTGGTTGGCGCAGGAACCGTATTGGACGGGGAAACGGCACGCCAAATGCTGCTGGCTGGAGCAGAATTTATTGTGGCACCTTCTCTGAATGTAGAGACGATTAAAATGGCAAATCGCTACGGGGCACCGTGTATCCCCGGGGTGTTTACTCCGACTGAAATTGTAACAGCGTTTGAAAATGGCGCGTCAATGGTGAAAGTTTTCCCTGCAAGTGTACTCGGACCAGAATACATCAAAAACATTAAGGGACCGCTTCCTCATATTCCTGTCATGGTCACCGGAGGGATCCACCTTGATAACATGAACACTTATTTTGACAATGGTGCAGAAGTTGCCGGCATCGGGAGTCAGCTCGTGAAGCCGGAGAATTACAAGGAAGAGAGCGATTATGATCGTCTAGCTGAATTAGCTGAGACTTATATGAAAAAAATTTCCCAAGCCCTTTAG
- a CDS encoding aminoglycoside adenylyltransferase domain-containing protein codes for MGVYLHGSLAMNGFTLGKSDVDILVIVKEGLTEFQQRMVIEKAVSFEAKYPEYPLEFSVLLEEDSLHPVHPVYFDLHYSEYHKHQYLRDEHYFCRGGCDEDLAAHLMVTRRRGKCLYGKPVRLVIGEPDKKDFVQSICFDIDDASEKILEAPVYYVLNLCRTAAYLKEGKILSKKEGGEWGLANLPHHYYDLLGQCLQAYLNPDSNPTFNRRLLKGFASAMHSTIEDLKLPLF; via the coding sequence ATCGGGGTTTATTTACATGGTTCATTAGCGATGAATGGATTTACTCTCGGAAAGAGTGATGTGGACATTCTGGTTATTGTTAAAGAGGGATTGACAGAGTTTCAGCAACGAATGGTTATTGAAAAAGCGGTTTCCTTTGAGGCCAAGTATCCAGAATATCCGCTTGAATTTAGTGTGCTCCTCGAAGAAGATTCCCTTCACCCCGTACATCCCGTCTATTTTGACCTTCATTATTCTGAATATCATAAGCATCAGTACTTAAGGGACGAGCATTATTTCTGCCGAGGAGGCTGCGATGAGGATCTAGCAGCTCATTTAATGGTTACGAGAAGACGTGGGAAATGCTTGTATGGTAAACCTGTCAGGCTTGTGATTGGCGAACCTGACAAGAAAGATTTTGTGCAATCGATTTGCTTTGATATTGACGATGCGTCCGAAAAAATTTTAGAAGCTCCTGTTTATTATGTACTAAATTTATGCAGGACAGCCGCCTATTTAAAGGAAGGGAAGATTCTCTCCAAAAAGGAAGGAGGGGAATGGGGATTGGCCAATTTGCCGCATCATTACTATGATTTGCTTGGCCAATGCTTACAAGCTTATTTGAACCCCGATTCCAACCCAACGTTTAACCGTAGATTGTTAAAGGGTTTTGCTTCCGCTATGCATTCCACAATCGAAGATTTAAAACTTCCGCTCTTTTGA
- a CDS encoding AAA family ATPase, with translation MKPNRIFITGSIGSGKTTLARYLSNQLFLPLYELDDFVWEHSNFEESLNSVKDRNQKFLYTIHTNQWVIEGKAEDWIGSGFAKADEIVLLLPSKSTRNYRIIKRFLKQFIQFERSSYLLTLHDLKHQLITSSSFEEKTFPFLQKSLKTHSEKTISIRTQKQLEEYIVHRQG, from the coding sequence ATGAAGCCAAATCGTATTTTCATTACTGGAAGTATAGGGAGCGGCAAAACAACGCTTGCCCGTTATTTATCCAACCAGCTGTTTCTTCCATTGTATGAGCTGGACGATTTTGTTTGGGAACACTCCAATTTCGAAGAAAGCCTTAATTCTGTCAAAGACAGGAACCAAAAATTTCTGTACACTATTCATACGAATCAATGGGTGATTGAAGGAAAGGCAGAAGACTGGATTGGCTCAGGTTTTGCCAAAGCAGATGAAATTGTGCTCCTCCTTCCATCCAAATCCACAAGAAACTACCGGATTATAAAAAGATTTCTGAAGCAGTTTATTCAATTCGAGAGGAGCTCTTATCTTTTAACTCTACACGATTTGAAGCACCAATTGATCACCAGCTCCTCGTTTGAAGAGAAAACTTTTCCATTCCTTCAGAAATCTCTTAAAACCCATAGTGAAAAAACCATTTCGATCCGAACTCAAAAACAGCTTGAAGAATACATTGTACATAGACAGGGATAA
- a CDS encoding class I SAM-dependent methyltransferase encodes MKEKILNNQDLYQMLDSLIRKPKPFWEEFYEDRDKEIPFFQTKQPDENLVEYFHHYIKPRTALELGCGPGRNAIYMARQGCEVEAVDISENAIEWAQERAADENLQIRFRCGDIFQMNLQEDSYDFIYDSGLLHHLPPHQRMKYIAFICKVLKPKGHFGLVCFTPEGGADITDWEVYRHYSMQGGIGYEEERLKELFKKEFHFHTFRRMKKMEQSDDLFGEDFLWTSLMELRPSLDDFI; translated from the coding sequence ATGAAAGAAAAAATTTTGAATAACCAGGATCTATATCAAATGCTGGATTCCCTTATAAGAAAACCTAAACCGTTTTGGGAAGAATTTTATGAAGATCGGGATAAAGAAATTCCTTTCTTCCAAACGAAGCAGCCTGATGAAAACTTAGTTGAATACTTTCATCATTACATAAAGCCACGAACGGCATTGGAACTTGGATGCGGACCGGGCAGAAATGCTATCTACATGGCAAGGCAGGGATGCGAAGTTGAAGCCGTGGACATTTCAGAAAATGCCATCGAATGGGCACAGGAAAGAGCAGCGGACGAGAACCTCCAAATAAGATTTCGCTGCGGGGACATTTTTCAGATGAACCTTCAGGAGGATTCCTACGATTTCATCTATGATTCGGGATTACTCCATCATCTCCCTCCCCACCAGCGGATGAAATACATTGCATTTATCTGCAAAGTATTGAAACCAAAGGGGCACTTCGGACTCGTTTGCTTCACTCCTGAAGGCGGTGCTGATATTACGGATTGGGAAGTTTACAGACATTACAGCATGCAGGGTGGAATCGGCTATGAAGAAGAACGGTTAAAGGAGTTATTTAAGAAAGAATTTCACTTTCACACTTTTCGCCGGATGAAAAAGATGGAGCAGTCAGATGACTTATTTGGTGAGGATTTTCTTTGGACTTCCCTAATGGAACTCAGGCCTTCCTTAGATGATTTTATCTAA
- a CDS encoding NUDIX hydrolase has product MDYITYLRSMVGKNKVLMPVCGALIFDDQKRILLQHRADTHSWGIPGGFMELDENVEETARRETYEETGIELGKLDFYGIYSGKDFHKTFPNGDQAALVQILFTCRDFKGKANSIDEETLDARFFPLDQLPAPMLEKHQRFINDYIEYPSGPVIG; this is encoded by the coding sequence GTGGATTATATTACTTATCTAAGATCGATGGTAGGAAAGAACAAAGTGCTTATGCCTGTGTGTGGTGCACTGATCTTCGATGACCAAAAACGAATCCTGCTTCAGCATAGAGCTGATACCCATTCATGGGGAATCCCGGGTGGGTTTATGGAACTTGACGAAAATGTGGAAGAGACCGCCAGAAGAGAAACTTATGAAGAAACAGGTATTGAATTAGGAAAGCTCGATTTTTATGGAATCTATTCAGGGAAGGACTTCCATAAAACCTTTCCCAATGGAGATCAAGCCGCCCTTGTCCAAATATTGTTTACTTGCAGAGACTTTAAAGGAAAAGCGAATAGCATAGATGAAGAAACGTTAGATGCCCGTTTTTTCCCTTTAGATCAGCTTCCTGCTCCTATGCTTGAAAAACATCAAAGGTTTATTAACGATTATATCGAATATCCAAGTGGACCTGTCATTGGTTAG
- a CDS encoding putative holin-like toxin, with amino-acid sequence MSIYEVFMVLFSFGTFLIALLALVIKMTNKK; translated from the coding sequence GTGAGTATCTATGAGGTCTTTATGGTTCTGTTTTCTTTCGGAACTTTCCTTATTGCTCTGCTTGCGTTGGTCATAAAAATGACCAATAAAAAATAG
- a CDS encoding GntR family transcriptional regulator, whose product MLIHLDLEASDPIYNQLKNQIIAGIAKGELVPGERLPSVRALAQDLGINLHTVNKAYQQLKQDGFILIHRQKGVVVQPDGFPEADEEYWQGLQKTLHPLIAEAVCRGIKREEFVDLCSEIFKEFEKQGGK is encoded by the coding sequence GTGCTCATCCATTTAGATTTAGAAGCCTCAGACCCTATTTATAACCAATTGAAAAATCAAATCATAGCTGGTATAGCCAAGGGGGAGCTTGTTCCTGGAGAAAGATTGCCATCGGTAAGAGCTCTTGCCCAGGATTTAGGAATTAATCTTCATACGGTTAATAAAGCCTATCAGCAGCTGAAGCAGGATGGATTTATATTGATTCACCGCCAAAAAGGAGTCGTCGTGCAACCGGATGGATTTCCGGAGGCAGATGAGGAGTATTGGCAAGGTCTCCAAAAGACACTTCATCCATTAATCGCGGAAGCCGTCTGCAGGGGAATAAAACGGGAAGAATTTGTGGATTTGTGCAGTGAAATTTTTAAAGAGTTTGAAAAGCAGGGGGGAAAGTAG
- a CDS encoding DUF1648 domain-containing protein: MNVMMALFLIVILIPVYVSVMFIPFWTRKTESFGVSIPEKFYARGDIQSFRRRYAFYTGLLSAGLTALLFFLAGYFTIDEQRAAIGFSILIFVYLAGTFVVYLFFHRKMKKLKKEEQWEKVRPQGVVVDTQFREQRLTYSNLWFAVPFLIAFLTIGFTFQLYDQIPDRFPMQYSFSGEVTNWAEKSYRTVLVMPVMQLYMAVLFLFINVMIAKAKQQVSAEDPENSRKQNVVFRRRWSAFIILTSVALTLLFSFVQYTFIYTVSPVVINVVTLIFTLAVVAASIVLSITTGQGGSRVKTGQGTTTAGRMDRDDDRYWKLGQFYYNRNDPALFLEKRFGIGWTINFGRPTAWIILIVIVVLAAGIPLVLGR; the protein is encoded by the coding sequence ATGAATGTAATGATGGCGTTATTCCTAATTGTCATCCTGATCCCGGTTTACGTTTCAGTCATGTTTATTCCTTTTTGGACGAGAAAAACGGAAAGCTTCGGCGTTTCCATTCCTGAAAAATTTTATGCGCGAGGGGATATTCAATCCTTTCGAAGACGATATGCCTTTTATACAGGCTTACTAAGTGCTGGGTTAACAGCGCTGCTTTTCTTTTTGGCAGGTTATTTCACAATAGATGAGCAACGGGCAGCTATTGGGTTCAGCATTCTTATCTTTGTTTATCTTGCCGGAACGTTTGTTGTGTATTTGTTTTTCCACCGGAAAATGAAAAAGTTGAAGAAAGAGGAGCAGTGGGAGAAGGTCAGGCCGCAAGGGGTAGTGGTGGACACACAATTCCGTGAGCAGCGTCTGACTTATTCCAATTTGTGGTTTGCAGTTCCTTTTCTAATCGCTTTCTTGACCATCGGGTTTACCTTCCAACTCTATGATCAGATTCCTGATCGTTTTCCGATGCAATACAGTTTTTCCGGAGAGGTGACGAATTGGGCGGAAAAGTCTTACCGTACCGTCCTTGTAATGCCTGTAATGCAGCTTTATATGGCAGTTTTGTTTTTATTTATTAATGTGATGATCGCAAAAGCGAAACAGCAGGTGAGTGCAGAAGATCCGGAAAACTCAAGAAAGCAGAATGTCGTCTTTCGGAGAAGGTGGTCGGCCTTTATTATCCTGACAAGTGTCGCGTTGACTCTTCTTTTTTCGTTTGTGCAATATACCTTTATTTATACTGTAAGTCCTGTAGTAATCAATGTCGTCACATTAATCTTTACGTTAGCTGTTGTGGCTGCTTCAATCGTTCTGTCGATTACGACCGGGCAAGGGGGGAGCAGGGTGAAAACGGGTCAAGGAACAACGACAGCCGGGAGAATGGATCGCGATGATGACCGCTATTGGAAGCTTGGCCAGTTTTATTATAACAGGAACGATCCTGCTCTCTTTCTGGAAAAACGATTCGGCATAGGCTGGACGATCAATTTTGGGCGTCCGACGGCCTGGATTATTTTAATCGTGATTGTTGTGCTGGCAGCTGGTATTCCTCTTGTACTCGGCCGATAA
- a CDS encoding Bax inhibitor-1/YccA family protein gives MRSGNPVLREDTFRKERAQGKPMTLGGTVGKTTVLFLFLLGSALYTWYQYSQGIDITLMMAIGAIGGLVFALITVFFKKAAPVTAPIYAALEGFLIGGLSSFLEARYPGIVVQAASLTFAVMGVLLFLYATRIIKVTKNFRLMVISATLAIFVVYLVDFVLNAFFQNSVPYLHSSGWIGIGISVFIVAVAALNLVLDFDFIESGVRGRAPKYMEWYGAFGLIVTLVWLYIEILRLLQKIRR, from the coding sequence ATGAGATCTGGAAATCCAGTATTGAGAGAAGATACATTCAGGAAGGAACGGGCTCAAGGAAAGCCCATGACACTGGGTGGAACGGTCGGAAAAACGACCGTGCTGTTTTTATTTCTACTAGGATCAGCTCTATACACTTGGTACCAATATTCACAGGGCATAGATATTACATTAATGATGGCCATAGGTGCGATAGGCGGTTTAGTCTTCGCCCTCATCACGGTATTCTTTAAAAAGGCTGCCCCTGTCACAGCCCCGATTTATGCAGCCCTGGAAGGCTTCTTAATCGGAGGACTGTCTTCCTTTTTAGAGGCACGCTATCCGGGTATTGTTGTCCAGGCCGCTTCCCTTACTTTTGCAGTAATGGGAGTACTATTGTTTCTTTATGCAACGCGGATTATTAAGGTTACGAAGAACTTCCGCCTTATGGTCATTTCAGCTACCTTAGCCATTTTCGTCGTGTATTTGGTAGATTTTGTACTCAACGCATTTTTTCAAAATTCCGTACCTTATCTGCACTCCAGCGGCTGGATCGGAATTGGAATCAGCGTATTCATCGTTGCCGTAGCCGCTCTTAACCTTGTCCTTGACTTTGACTTTATTGAATCAGGTGTTCGAGGAAGAGCCCCTAAGTATATGGAATGGTACGGAGCATTCGGCCTCATCGTCACACTTGTCTGGTTATATATTGAAATCCTTCGTTTATTGCAAAAGATAAGAAGATAA
- a CDS encoding response regulator produces the protein MKILIIDNDESLRYMLTEFCKHAGWESDTAENGREGIKKFHQDEYDIILVDYHMPEMDGLQTVREIRKHNEYIPILVLTVDERQEVADKFLEEGATDFALKPVKAPDMISRIKLHVQIANMKHVQEEEEDVFTTKGISKQTLKSIANYLQNHPGPSSVDVISKQIGLAYPTVYRYLMHLLEEGKVKQIVSHQKIGRPKKLYKWYSN, from the coding sequence ATGAAGATACTGATCATAGATAATGATGAATCCTTGCGCTACATGCTTACAGAATTTTGCAAGCATGCCGGCTGGGAATCAGACACAGCAGAAAATGGCCGTGAAGGTATAAAGAAATTTCATCAGGATGAATATGATATCATTCTCGTCGATTACCATATGCCTGAAATGGATGGCCTGCAAACGGTACGGGAGATCCGCAAGCATAACGAGTATATTCCTATTCTTGTACTAACCGTTGATGAACGTCAGGAAGTTGCCGATAAGTTTTTGGAAGAAGGCGCTACAGACTTTGCCTTAAAACCGGTGAAAGCTCCTGACATGATCTCCCGGATCAAGCTGCACGTTCAGATTGCTAATATGAAGCATGTTCAGGAAGAAGAAGAAGATGTATTTACTACAAAAGGGATTAGTAAACAAACCTTAAAATCGATTGCCAACTATCTCCAGAATCACCCGGGTCCAAGTTCCGTTGATGTCATTTCCAAACAAATTGGTCTTGCCTATCCAACAGTCTATAGATACTTAATGCATTTGCTCGAAGAAGGAAAAGTAAAGCAAATCGTCAGCCATCAGAAAATTGGACGCCCCAAGAAACTCTATAAATGGTATTCCAACTAA
- a CDS encoding sensor histidine kinase: MYRLVLTSKSIWVSVIFIFIGISMPLWLSPEVIGLTRLMTDLSKSPSGSTLMIAAFVLVLLNTLRALPHYIGALLLGDQLGSKLNIAWLKVVVPIVIIPLVYLIINGYNSMNYDFGGPALLLLLSIAALHLLGKGQLRPVFKAVVLSQLLFGFQWLDTVTFLTYLGFGNGPISAELKSIAIDLGFGTTLSFYSIVLCAVFIINAGILAIYLTVSEQKWKMLQDLDVARLEMVEARSGREALHLVHDLKTPLALMEGLNSLIELKAKDPEILEYTSKIESSIQSTNDMVSEILYHEKRHWCTLKVLISYMRANKLSESATIYEFDLQAEESIEIYINKIRMTRVLVNLIDNASDAVEGQENAKVTIRTKEENEGVLIGIEDNGPGIREEDLEKIWNAGYSTKSHPGVGLAFVKNVVEEHGAELNINSNSQEGTTFWIYFPKERVRYEDTDHR, from the coding sequence ATGTATAGGCTAGTACTAACATCAAAAAGCATCTGGGTAAGTGTCATCTTTATATTTATTGGAATCTCCATGCCTTTATGGCTGAGTCCTGAGGTGATTGGACTTACCCGGCTGATGACTGACCTGTCAAAGTCACCGTCAGGCAGTACGTTGATGATTGCTGCGTTTGTTCTTGTACTCCTTAATACATTAAGAGCACTGCCCCATTATATAGGAGCGCTGCTTTTAGGAGATCAGCTTGGTTCCAAGCTGAACATTGCCTGGTTAAAAGTAGTAGTCCCTATCGTCATCATTCCTCTTGTTTATCTCATCATAAACGGGTACAATTCTATGAACTATGATTTCGGAGGACCTGCCCTCCTGCTTCTGTTATCCATTGCTGCCCTGCATTTGCTAGGAAAAGGACAGCTTAGACCTGTGTTTAAAGCTGTCGTTTTGTCCCAGCTGCTTTTCGGATTTCAGTGGCTCGACACGGTTACTTTCCTTACCTACTTGGGGTTTGGCAATGGTCCAATTTCGGCAGAACTGAAAAGCATTGCCATTGATCTAGGCTTTGGAACAACCTTGTCCTTTTACAGCATCGTCCTGTGCGCCGTATTTATTATAAATGCTGGGATCCTTGCCATCTATTTAACGGTCTCTGAACAAAAGTGGAAAATGCTCCAGGACCTTGACGTAGCCAGATTGGAAATGGTTGAAGCAAGATCAGGAAGAGAAGCTCTCCATTTAGTACACGATTTAAAAACACCCTTAGCTCTTATGGAAGGGTTGAATTCTTTAATCGAATTAAAGGCCAAGGATCCGGAAATTTTGGAATACACATCTAAAATCGAATCCTCCATACAATCTACCAATGACATGGTGTCAGAGATTCTGTACCACGAGAAAAGACACTGGTGCACTCTCAAAGTCCTCATTTCATATATGAGAGCGAATAAATTATCTGAGTCAGCAACGATTTACGAATTTGATTTACAAGCTGAAGAATCCATTGAAATTTACATCAATAAAATTCGAATGACACGCGTCCTCGTAAACTTAATCGATAACGCCAGTGATGCCGTTGAAGGACAAGAAAACGCAAAGGTTACCATTCGAACAAAGGAAGAAAATGAGGGGGTCCTGATAGGTATAGAAGACAATGGACCCGGGATCCGGGAAGAAGACCTCGAAAAAATTTGGAATGCTGGTTACAGTACTAAATCACACCCAGGGGTAGGACTGGCATTTGTAAAAAACGTGGTAGAAGAACACGGAGCCGAGTTAAATATTAATAGTAACAGCCAGGAAGGCACGACGTTTTGGATCTATTTTCCGAAGGAGAGAGTACGTTATGAAGATACTGATCATAGATAA
- a CDS encoding anthranilate synthase component II codes for MIVMIDNYDSFTYNIYQYFKQLDKEVLVFRNDQVTIKEVRNLAPDLIVISPGPGTPAQSGVCREIISAFYQNTPILGICLGHQLVVEFFGGRVEKGKNPMHGKVTCITHDGKSLFENIPHKVRVTRYHSLQTPAEDMPLSLEISAMSEDSVVMAVRHHKHPIESMQFHPESILTEYGFQMLENAYRRAMAYQQNKKGLIK; via the coding sequence ATGATTGTAATGATCGATAACTATGATTCATTCACTTATAACATTTACCAATATTTTAAACAGCTCGATAAAGAAGTTCTAGTTTTTAGAAATGACCAGGTGACAATAAAAGAAGTCCGGAATCTGGCTCCTGATTTAATTGTGATTTCCCCTGGGCCGGGTACTCCTGCACAATCCGGGGTTTGCCGGGAAATCATCTCTGCCTTTTATCAGAACACTCCTATTTTAGGAATTTGTCTTGGGCATCAGCTTGTTGTTGAATTTTTCGGGGGAAGAGTAGAGAAGGGAAAGAACCCGATGCATGGCAAGGTAACATGTATCACGCACGATGGAAAATCTTTGTTTGAAAATATTCCCCATAAAGTACGGGTAACGCGTTATCATTCCCTGCAGACGCCTGCGGAAGACATGCCGCTCAGCCTTGAGATTAGTGCCATGTCTGAAGATAGTGTCGTAATGGCTGTCCGCCATCATAAGCATCCGATTGAATCGATGCAGTTCCATCCCGAATCGATCTTAACGGAATATGGTTTTCAAATGCTTGAAAATGCATACCGGCGAGCAATGGCCTATCAACAAAACAAAAAGGGGCTGATCAAATGA